From Variovorax sp. J2L1-78, the proteins below share one genomic window:
- a CDS encoding tripartite tricarboxylate transporter substrate binding protein BugE, translating into MQRRQWNALAGAAALVAVAGPALAQGYPNKPIELSVPFAPGGTTDIVARVVADPLGKVLGQPVIVVNRAGGGGIVGAAETARAPADGYKLGIATVSSTAANPAINPKTPYDPINDFTPIINIAATPNIIAVNPNFPAKNYAEFVAELKKNPGKYSYSSSGTGGIGHLLMELYKSLTNTFVTHIPYRGAGPALNDTVAGQVPIIFDNLPSALPFIKAGRLIPIVVSAPNRVAALPNVPTFKEVGLEPVNRMAYYGILGPKGLPKDVVDKVNEGVKKALADPAVKKRIEDTDSIVVANTPEQFAAQIKAEYEIYKQVVAKQKLTLE; encoded by the coding sequence ATGCAACGTCGTCAATGGAATGCCCTCGCGGGTGCCGCTGCGCTGGTCGCTGTCGCCGGCCCGGCGCTGGCGCAGGGCTATCCGAACAAGCCGATCGAACTGAGCGTGCCTTTCGCACCCGGCGGCACCACCGACATCGTGGCGCGCGTCGTGGCCGATCCGCTGGGCAAGGTGCTGGGCCAGCCCGTGATCGTGGTGAACCGCGCCGGCGGCGGCGGCATCGTGGGGGCGGCCGAAACCGCGCGTGCCCCGGCCGACGGCTACAAGCTGGGCATCGCCACCGTGTCGAGCACGGCGGCCAACCCGGCCATCAACCCCAAGACGCCGTACGACCCGATCAACGACTTCACGCCGATCATCAACATCGCCGCGACGCCGAACATCATCGCGGTCAACCCAAACTTCCCGGCCAAGAACTACGCCGAGTTCGTGGCCGAGCTGAAGAAGAACCCCGGCAAGTACTCGTACTCGTCGTCGGGCACCGGTGGCATCGGCCACCTGCTGATGGAGCTGTACAAGAGCCTGACGAACACCTTCGTCACGCACATCCCGTACCGCGGTGCCGGCCCGGCACTCAACGACACGGTGGCCGGCCAGGTGCCGATCATCTTCGACAACCTGCCGTCGGCGCTGCCCTTCATCAAGGCCGGCCGCCTCATCCCGATCGTGGTGAGCGCGCCCAACCGCGTGGCCGCGTTGCCGAACGTGCCGACCTTCAAGGAAGTCGGCCTGGAGCCGGTGAACCGCATGGCCTACTACGGCATCCTGGGCCCCAAGGGCCTGCCGAAGGACGTTGTCGACAAGGTCAACGAAGGTGTGAAGAAGGCGCTGGCCGACCCGGCCGTGAAGAAGCGCATCGAGGACACCGACTCGATCGTCGTGGCCAACACGCCCGAGCAGTTCGCCGCGCAGATCAAGGCCGAGTACGAGATCTACAAGCAGGTCGTGGCCAAGCAGAAGCTCACGCTCGAGTAA